From a single Raphanus sativus cultivar WK10039 chromosome 3, ASM80110v3, whole genome shotgun sequence genomic region:
- the LOC130509786 gene encoding uncharacterized protein LOC130509786 yields MKELLHIHKPIMLDSTNFGHWKVRMQHIIRRVDEDAWTSVEDGWVAPTVIMEDKSVDVEQFKIIQGCESAKQAWDTLINHFKGNTSVRRTRLDHLASKFENLRMSDDEPIEGFICKISELASEASVLSKKYEEKDLVKKLLRCLPPRFEAYKAVLTLAVDTDEMNFDQLSGILKVHDLEKNDRQATNQKSIAFKAESHDSRVTKIEENLSLIARNFNKYIKRMEKGNGRSSGRYQRNDSERSSSQSSRQESSKNTKKCHECDGFGHFRSECPLAKRKEQKCIECKDIGHNRSECPSILKKEKSLVSFSDTESDSDTDEGEMHQNFMALIGEETGKATDIDSEDDEDFEQDLEAEYKDLFNKFSDLSHENLSLLKETAMLKAQINILELDQPSVKTKEYSIDRESDQEVLALKRAMTEKERVCKEAEAHVQRLSDLLTMETDRSRLLESQLTENHKKIRMLSTGTASLDHILTLGQCPSHSTGLGYKGSTSTTTETKFVKEAPREERKPEGKPTHAERNNHVLPILRRRGNGCHFCGKRGHNVRFCYFRRSQYERAWRLNLCFTEPTAYGCVWIAKRDLYPNYKDRTPSVSLTIRAESHTEVNHDLVCNFVRIQEETEIVSHVAYTSAEEASQTQLPWYFDSGCSKHMTGNEDYLEKLELIRGGKVTFGDGGQGKICAIGITSRSDVPKLSNVYFVEGLKANLISVSQLCDEGLEVIFNSKECRAIDARNNVVLRGIRSGNNCYLWRPSNVCFAASESKLDLWHKKLGHMNTNGLNRLVSAEVVRGVPDLEKQTDTVCGGCCQGKQVKVQHKQISEIRSTRILELVHMDLMGPITPASIAGKRYIFVMVDDFSRYTWVDFLRHKSDALESFKIMALQLKQDKGGIIQIKSDHGGEFQNEEFDKFCHSQGIRHQYAAPRTPQQKGVVERKNRTLQEMARAMLCGNSVPSGFWAEAISTACYVINRVYVKPKTKTTPYEIFKGKTPNLSHLHVFGCLCYILNDKEHLGKFEARSDIGMFLGYSVNSSAYRVFNQRTKFIGDNVNVVFDDNIGFYEARVTQTIESVTQSPSKEAESEGQDEPEDNDDPEMTKVDLDQSKVHKNHSSADVIGGLFDERVTRKKQINFK; encoded by the exons ATGAAAGAACTGTTACACATTCACAAGCCTATTATGCTTGACAGTACCAACTTCGGGCACTGGAAGGTTAGGATGCAACACATCATCAGAAGAGTTGATGAAGATGCTTGGACGTCTGTAGAAGATGGTTGGGTTGCGCCTACTGTCATCATGGAGGATAAGTCT GTGGATGTTGAGCAATTCAAGATCATACAAGGATGTGAATCTGCAAAGCAAGCTTGGGATACACTCATCAACCACTTTAAGGGGAACACAAGTGTGAGAAGAACTCGTCTTGATCATCTTGCCTCCAAGTTTGAAAATCTGAGGATGAGTGATGATGAGCCGATTGAGGGGTTCATATGCAAGATCAGCGAGCTGGCAAGTGAAGCATCAGTCCTTAGTAAGAAGTATGAAGAAAAGGACTTGgtaaaaaaattgttgagaTGCTTACCGCCACGATTCGAGGCATACAAGGCAGTCCTTACACTTGCTGTAGACACAGATGAGATGAATTTTGATCAACTCTCCGGAATCCTGAAGGTACATGACCTTGAGAAGAATGATAGGCAAGCTACAAATCAGAAGAGCATCGCCTTCAAAGCTGAGTCTCACGATAGCCGTGTCACCAAGATTGAAGAGAATCTCAGCTTAATAGCTCGAAACTTTAACAAGTACATCAAGCGCATGGAAAAGGGTAATGGAAGATCGAGTGGTCGGTATCAACGGAATGACAGTGAAAGAAGCAGTTCTCAGAGCTCAAGACAGGAGTCTAGCAAAAACACCAAGAAGTGTCATGAGTGTGATGGTTTCGGTCACTTTAGAAGCGAGTGTCCTCTAGCTAAGAGAAAGGAGCAAAAATGCATTGAGTGCAAAGACATTGGTCATAATCGCAGTGAGTGTCCTAGTATCCTTAAGAAGGAGAAGTCTCTTGTGAGTTTTAGTGATACTGAATCCGACAGCGACACTGATGAAGGGGAGATGCATCAAAATTTCATGGCATTGATTGGTGAAGAAACTGGAAAAGCAACTGATATTGACAGTGAGGATGATGAGGATTTCGAGCAAGATCTTGAAGCTGAGTACAAGGATCTCTTTAACAAGTTCTCTGATCTTAGTCATGAGAATCTTTCGTTGCTTAAAGAAACTGCAATGTTAAAGGCTCAGATTAACATACTGGAACTTGATCAGCCCTCTGTCAAAACAAAGGAGTACTCTATTGACAGGGAATCTGACCAAGAAGTGCTTGCACTTAAGAGAGCTATGACAGAGAAAGAACGAGTCTGCAAGGAAGCTGAAGCTCACGTGCAAAGGCTAAGTGATCTCTTGACTATGGAGACCGATCGAAGCAGATTACTTGAGAGTCAACTCACTGAGAATCACAAGAAAATTCGGATGTTATCAACGGGTACCGCATCTCTTGATCACATACTGACTTTGGGACAGTGTCCAAGTCACAGCACTGGGCTGGGATACAAGGGATCTACCTCCACAACGACAGAAACAAAATTTGTGAAGGAAGCTCCTAGGGAAGAAAGGAAACCTGAAGGAAAGCCTACTCATGCTGAAAGGAACAATCATGTTCTTCCTATACTAAGAAGACGTGGAAACGGGTGTCACTTCTGTGGAAAACGAGGACACAATGTCAGGTTTTGTTACTTTCGAAGAAGTCAGTATGAGAGAGCTTGGAGGTTGAACTTGTGCTTCACAGAACCAACAGCCTATGGGTGTGTGTGGATAGCTAAACGAGACTTATACCCAAACTACAAGGATCGCACTCCCTCAGTGTCACTTACCATCCGTGCTGAGTCACACACTGAAGTCAACCATGATCTTGTCTGTAACTTCGTGAGGATACAAGAAGAAACTGAAATTGTGAGTCATGTTGCGTACACCTCAGCTGAAGAAGCATCACAGACACAACTTCCTTGGTACTTTGACAGTGGTTGCTCGAAGCATATGACTGGAAACGAAGATTATCTTGAGAAACTTGAACTTATCAGAGGTGGAAAGGTTACGTTTGGAGATGGTGGACAAGGTAAGATTTGTGCTATTGGGATTACCTCCAGATCTGATGTACCTAAACTCTCAAATGTCTACTTTGTTGAGGGACTCAAGGCGAATCTCATCAGTGTAAGTCAATTGTGTGATGAAGGATTGGAAGTAATCTTCAACAGCAAGGAATGTCGTGCCATTGATGCAAGAAACAATGTTGTGTTGAGAGGCATTCGCTCAGGGAACAACTGTTATCTTTGGAGACCTTCAAACGTGTGTTTTGCAGCTTCGGAGTCTAAACTTGATCTATGGCACAAGAAGTTGGGACATATGAATACCAATGGGCTCAACAGACTTGTAAGTGCTGAAGTGGTAAGAGGCGTTCCTGACTTGGAGAAACAAACGGATACTGTATGCGGAGGATGCTGTCAAGGAAAGCAAGTCAAAGTGCAACACAAACAAATTTCAGAGATCAGATCTACACGAATATTGGAGCTGGTTCATATGGATCTTATGGGTCCGATCACCCCTGCAAGCATTGCTGGTAAGCGATATATCTTTGTGATGGTTGATGATTTCTCCAGGTACACGTGGGTTGATTTCTTACGCCACAAGTCTGACGCCCTTGAGAGTTTTAAAATTATGGCTCTTCAACTCAAGCAAGACAAGGGTGGAATCATTCAGATTAAGAGCGATCATGGTGGTGAGTTTCAAAACGAAGAGTTTGATAAGTTCTGTCACAGTCAAGGTATTCGTCATCAGTATGCTGCACctagaactcctcagcagaaaGGAGTTGTGGAAAGAAAGAATAGAACACTGCAAGAAATGGCGAGAGCTATGTTGTGTGGAAATAGTGTTCCATCAGGCTTCTGGGCAGAAGCAATTAGCACTGCATGCTATGTGATAAATCGAGTCTATGTCAAGCCTAAGACCAAGACTACGCCATATGAGATCTTCAAGGGCAAAACCCCAAATCTGAGTCACTTGCATGTATTTGGATGCTTATGCTACATTCTGAATGACAAAGAACATCTTGGAAAATTCGAGGCAAGAAGCGACATAGGTATGTTTTTGGGATACTCAGTAAACAGCTCTGCCTACCGTGTGTTCAACCAACGCACCAAGTTCATTGGTGACAATGTTAATGTTGTCTTTGATGACAATATTGGATTCTATGAGGCTCGGGTAACACAAACTATTGAGAGTGTCACACAAAGTCCGTCAAAAGAAGCTGAAAGCGAAGGGCAAGATGAGCCTGAAGACAATGATGACCCTGAGATGACTAAAGTCGATCTAGACCAGAGCAAAGTGCATAAGAATCATTCCTCAGCTGATGTCATTGGAGGACTATTTGATGAAAGGGTTACACGAAAGAAGCAAATTAACTTCAAATAG
- the LOC108845709 gene encoding lysine-specific demethylase JMJ27 isoform X1, with amino-acid sequence MEKTEENRIRSDDSDESDPRYFKKRNTGKKDNDGVSLGSPSSRARGRGRGRGRGRGRVMSTLDKDNNNSEDAVSIESPSSEGQGRARGRGRGRGRGNKSDGGEDSKPSTERRGSVRLMSTPNKDDNNSDEGTKKYVGMTCHHCKNLTDKADLVFCSKCIKKRYCCDCIKKWYPERTSEEVRDACPFCLGNCNCKACLRLPLLLIKQRPSEKDANVKLNQLQYLLLKLLPLLRDVSIEQNRELEIETSIRGLPVTESDITRNGAGINERICCDLCRTSISNFHRSCPKCSCDVCLSCCKELREGFCDQGISSWKLNSDGSIPCPPKECVGCCGMSTLELRRSWECGWIEKLITDAEEVTMQFRPPDVDITHECSSCTAKSDSIITRQAAFRKNGHDNFLFSPNAVDLAEEDIAHFQLHWMKAEPVIVRNVLEKGSGLSWEPMVMWRACREINPKVQCKGGANSVKALDCLDWCEVDINIHQFFQGYLKGRQDRSGMPVMLKLKDWPPSTLFEERLPRHNAEFISALPFFDYTDPKSGILNLATRLPQESLKPDLGPKTYIAYGFPEELDRGDSVAKLHCDIFDVVNVLTHTTEVDIPPWQYKLVKKAQLRKQHVGQQQTEKRSLKEVENGEALKECDALEVEESLKTERLSPQYQSEDGLMMPTLPSTPPWDKEESPPQPNVGTSGESIQEHKLDAPKETNGNASESSNGGAVWDIFRREDVPKLAEYLKRHKHEFHHLYNEPVESVIHPIHDQSMFLNESQKKQLKKEFDIEPWTFVQHLGEAVFIPAGCPHQVRNIQSCIKVALDFVAPESVEECLRLTQEIRRLPKDHRYSENRLEIKKMVMHAASSAIREAQDLKMQNSRTQQWPLK; translated from the exons atggAGAAAACGGAGGAGAATCGAATTAGGTCAGATGATTCCGACGAGTCAGACCCGAGATATTTCAAGAAACGTAATACGGGGAAGAAAGACAACGATGGGGTGAGCCTAGGATCTCCGAGTTCTAGGgcaagaggaagaggaagaggaagaggaaggggAAGAGGGAGGGTGATGTCTACGCTCGAcaag GATAATAACAACTCTGAAGATGCTGTGAGCATAGAATCTCCGAGTTCTGAAGGCCAGGGACGAGcaagagggagagggagagggagaggaagAGGAAACAAATCTGACGGTGGAGAGGACTCGAAGCCATCTACTGAAAGACGAGGGAGCGTGAGATTAATGTCTACGCCCAAcaag GATGATAACAACTCTGATGAAGGAACGAAAAAGTATGTGGGTATGACTTGTCATCATTGTAAGAACTTAACGGATAAGGCTGATCTTGTCTTCTGTTCTAAATGTATCAAGAAGCGCTATTGCTGTGACTGCATCAAGAAATG gtatCCTGAGAGAACCTCTGAGGAAGTTAGAGATGCATGTCCTTTCTGTTTGGGGAATTGCAATTGCAAAGCTTGTTTGCGTCTACCTTTGCTTCTCATCAAG CAGAGACCAAGTGAAAAGGACGCTAATGTCAAGCTCAACCAGTTGCAGTACCTATTACTTAAACTTCTTCCACTTCTTAGGGATGTTTCTATAGAGCAGAACCGTGAACTAGAGATTGAAACATCTATTAGAG GACTCCCTGTGACTGAATCTGATATTACTAGGAACGGAGCTGGCATAAATGAGCGCATATGCTG TGACCTCTGCCGCACATCTATTTCCAATTTCCACAGAAGCTGTCCGAAATGTTCATGCGATGTATGTCTTTCGTGCTGCAAGGAACTAAGAGAGGGATTCTGTGATCAAGGTATCTCTAGTTGGAAGCTCAATTCAGACGGTAGCATTCCATGTCCTCCAAAAGAGTGTGTTGGTTGTTGTGGTATGTCAACACTGGAGTTGAGACGCTCATGGGAATGTGGTTGGATTGAAAAACTGATAACGGATGCAGAGGAAGTTACTATGCAGTTTAGGCCACCAGATGTGGATATTACTCATGAATGTTCCTCATGCACTGCAAAATCTGATTCCATCATCACAAGGCAGGCGGCGTTTAGGAAGAATGGTCATGATAACTTCTTATTCTCCCCAAATGCTGTTGATTTGGCTGAAGAAGATATTGCTCATTTTCAGTTGCATTGGATGAAGGCGGAACCTGTGATAGTCAGAAATGTTCTCGAGAAAGGGTCTGGACTAAGTTGGGAGCCAATGGTTATGTGGAGAGCTTGCAGGGAAATTAATCCAAAAGTTCAATGCAAGGGAGGTGCGAACAGCGTGAAAGCTTTGGATTGCTTGGACTGGTGTGAG GTTGACATAAATATTCATCAGTTTTTTCAAGGCTACTTGAAAGGCCGCCAGGATCGCAGTGGTATGCCAGTAATGTTGAAATTAAAAGATTGGCCTCCATCAACTCTATTTGAAGAGAGGCTTCCAAGGCATAACGCTGAGTTTATTTCTGCGTTACCTTTCTTTGATTACACTGACCCAAAGTCAGGTATCTTGAATCTTGCAACAAGGCTTCCACAAGAATCCTTGAAACCAGATCTTGGGCCCAAGACATACATTGCCTACGGTTTCCCTGAAGAGCTTGATAGAGGAGATTCTGTGGCAAAACTACATTGTGATATTTTTGACGTG GTTAATGTGCTGACACacacaactgaagtggatatACCTCCCTGGCAATACAAACTTGTAAAAAAAGCACAGTTGCGTAAACAACACGTTGGTCAACAACAGACAGAAAAAAGGTCACTGAAAGAAGTAGAGAATGGGGAAGCTTTAAAGGAATGCGATGCTCTTGAGGTTGAAGAAAGTTTGAAGACAGAGAGATTATCTCCCCAGTACCAAAGTGAGGATGGACTAATGATGCCAACGCTTCCTTCAACTCCCCCGTGGGATAAAGAGGAAAGCCCTCCACAACCTAATGTGGGTACAAGTGGGGAGTCCATACAAGAACATAAACTGGATGCTCCAAAAGAAACTAATGGCAATGCCAGTGAGAGTTCAAATGGTGGTGCTGTGTGGGACATCTTTCGAAGAGAGGATGTTCCAAAACTTGCTGAGTATTTGAAAAGACACAAGCATGAGTTTCATCATCTCTACAACGAACCTGTGGAATCT GTTATCCACCCAATTCATGACCAGAGTATGTTCTTGAATGAAAGCCAGAAGAAACAGTTGAAGAAAGAGTTCG ATATTGAGCCATGGACATTTGTACAACACCTAGGTGAAGCTGTTTTCATCCCTGCAGGTTGTCCCCACCAAGTGAGAAATATACAG TCTTGCATAAAGGTGGCACTAGATTTTGTTGCTCCTGAGAGTGTAGAAGAATGCCTTAGGCTAACACAAGAGATCCGGAGACTCCCAAAAGACCACAGATACAGCGAAAATAGATTAGAG ATTAAGAAAATGGTGATGCATGCAGCGAGTTCAGCCATAAGAGAAGCACAAGATCTAAAAATGCAAAACTCCAGGACGCAGCAGTGGCCTTTGAAATAA
- the LOC108845709 gene encoding lysine-specific demethylase JMJ27 isoform X2, whose protein sequence is MEKTEENRIRSDDSDESDPRYFKKRNTGKKDNDGVSLGSPSSRARGRGRGRGRGRGRVMSTLDKDNNNSEDAVSIESPSSEGQGRARGRGRGRGRGNKSDGGEDSKPSTERRGSVRLMSTPNKDDNNSDEGTKKYVGMTCHHCKNLTDKADLVFCSKCIKKRYCCDCIKKWYPERTSEEVRDACPFCLGNCNCKACLRLPLLLIKRPSEKDANVKLNQLQYLLLKLLPLLRDVSIEQNRELEIETSIRGLPVTESDITRNGAGINERICCDLCRTSISNFHRSCPKCSCDVCLSCCKELREGFCDQGISSWKLNSDGSIPCPPKECVGCCGMSTLELRRSWECGWIEKLITDAEEVTMQFRPPDVDITHECSSCTAKSDSIITRQAAFRKNGHDNFLFSPNAVDLAEEDIAHFQLHWMKAEPVIVRNVLEKGSGLSWEPMVMWRACREINPKVQCKGGANSVKALDCLDWCEVDINIHQFFQGYLKGRQDRSGMPVMLKLKDWPPSTLFEERLPRHNAEFISALPFFDYTDPKSGILNLATRLPQESLKPDLGPKTYIAYGFPEELDRGDSVAKLHCDIFDVVNVLTHTTEVDIPPWQYKLVKKAQLRKQHVGQQQTEKRSLKEVENGEALKECDALEVEESLKTERLSPQYQSEDGLMMPTLPSTPPWDKEESPPQPNVGTSGESIQEHKLDAPKETNGNASESSNGGAVWDIFRREDVPKLAEYLKRHKHEFHHLYNEPVESVIHPIHDQSMFLNESQKKQLKKEFDIEPWTFVQHLGEAVFIPAGCPHQVRNIQSCIKVALDFVAPESVEECLRLTQEIRRLPKDHRYSENRLEIKKMVMHAASSAIREAQDLKMQNSRTQQWPLK, encoded by the exons atggAGAAAACGGAGGAGAATCGAATTAGGTCAGATGATTCCGACGAGTCAGACCCGAGATATTTCAAGAAACGTAATACGGGGAAGAAAGACAACGATGGGGTGAGCCTAGGATCTCCGAGTTCTAGGgcaagaggaagaggaagaggaagaggaaggggAAGAGGGAGGGTGATGTCTACGCTCGAcaag GATAATAACAACTCTGAAGATGCTGTGAGCATAGAATCTCCGAGTTCTGAAGGCCAGGGACGAGcaagagggagagggagagggagaggaagAGGAAACAAATCTGACGGTGGAGAGGACTCGAAGCCATCTACTGAAAGACGAGGGAGCGTGAGATTAATGTCTACGCCCAAcaag GATGATAACAACTCTGATGAAGGAACGAAAAAGTATGTGGGTATGACTTGTCATCATTGTAAGAACTTAACGGATAAGGCTGATCTTGTCTTCTGTTCTAAATGTATCAAGAAGCGCTATTGCTGTGACTGCATCAAGAAATG gtatCCTGAGAGAACCTCTGAGGAAGTTAGAGATGCATGTCCTTTCTGTTTGGGGAATTGCAATTGCAAAGCTTGTTTGCGTCTACCTTTGCTTCTCATCAAG AGACCAAGTGAAAAGGACGCTAATGTCAAGCTCAACCAGTTGCAGTACCTATTACTTAAACTTCTTCCACTTCTTAGGGATGTTTCTATAGAGCAGAACCGTGAACTAGAGATTGAAACATCTATTAGAG GACTCCCTGTGACTGAATCTGATATTACTAGGAACGGAGCTGGCATAAATGAGCGCATATGCTG TGACCTCTGCCGCACATCTATTTCCAATTTCCACAGAAGCTGTCCGAAATGTTCATGCGATGTATGTCTTTCGTGCTGCAAGGAACTAAGAGAGGGATTCTGTGATCAAGGTATCTCTAGTTGGAAGCTCAATTCAGACGGTAGCATTCCATGTCCTCCAAAAGAGTGTGTTGGTTGTTGTGGTATGTCAACACTGGAGTTGAGACGCTCATGGGAATGTGGTTGGATTGAAAAACTGATAACGGATGCAGAGGAAGTTACTATGCAGTTTAGGCCACCAGATGTGGATATTACTCATGAATGTTCCTCATGCACTGCAAAATCTGATTCCATCATCACAAGGCAGGCGGCGTTTAGGAAGAATGGTCATGATAACTTCTTATTCTCCCCAAATGCTGTTGATTTGGCTGAAGAAGATATTGCTCATTTTCAGTTGCATTGGATGAAGGCGGAACCTGTGATAGTCAGAAATGTTCTCGAGAAAGGGTCTGGACTAAGTTGGGAGCCAATGGTTATGTGGAGAGCTTGCAGGGAAATTAATCCAAAAGTTCAATGCAAGGGAGGTGCGAACAGCGTGAAAGCTTTGGATTGCTTGGACTGGTGTGAG GTTGACATAAATATTCATCAGTTTTTTCAAGGCTACTTGAAAGGCCGCCAGGATCGCAGTGGTATGCCAGTAATGTTGAAATTAAAAGATTGGCCTCCATCAACTCTATTTGAAGAGAGGCTTCCAAGGCATAACGCTGAGTTTATTTCTGCGTTACCTTTCTTTGATTACACTGACCCAAAGTCAGGTATCTTGAATCTTGCAACAAGGCTTCCACAAGAATCCTTGAAACCAGATCTTGGGCCCAAGACATACATTGCCTACGGTTTCCCTGAAGAGCTTGATAGAGGAGATTCTGTGGCAAAACTACATTGTGATATTTTTGACGTG GTTAATGTGCTGACACacacaactgaagtggatatACCTCCCTGGCAATACAAACTTGTAAAAAAAGCACAGTTGCGTAAACAACACGTTGGTCAACAACAGACAGAAAAAAGGTCACTGAAAGAAGTAGAGAATGGGGAAGCTTTAAAGGAATGCGATGCTCTTGAGGTTGAAGAAAGTTTGAAGACAGAGAGATTATCTCCCCAGTACCAAAGTGAGGATGGACTAATGATGCCAACGCTTCCTTCAACTCCCCCGTGGGATAAAGAGGAAAGCCCTCCACAACCTAATGTGGGTACAAGTGGGGAGTCCATACAAGAACATAAACTGGATGCTCCAAAAGAAACTAATGGCAATGCCAGTGAGAGTTCAAATGGTGGTGCTGTGTGGGACATCTTTCGAAGAGAGGATGTTCCAAAACTTGCTGAGTATTTGAAAAGACACAAGCATGAGTTTCATCATCTCTACAACGAACCTGTGGAATCT GTTATCCACCCAATTCATGACCAGAGTATGTTCTTGAATGAAAGCCAGAAGAAACAGTTGAAGAAAGAGTTCG ATATTGAGCCATGGACATTTGTACAACACCTAGGTGAAGCTGTTTTCATCCCTGCAGGTTGTCCCCACCAAGTGAGAAATATACAG TCTTGCATAAAGGTGGCACTAGATTTTGTTGCTCCTGAGAGTGTAGAAGAATGCCTTAGGCTAACACAAGAGATCCGGAGACTCCCAAAAGACCACAGATACAGCGAAAATAGATTAGAG ATTAAGAAAATGGTGATGCATGCAGCGAGTTCAGCCATAAGAGAAGCACAAGATCTAAAAATGCAAAACTCCAGGACGCAGCAGTGGCCTTTGAAATAA